In Clostridium sp. DL-VIII, the following proteins share a genomic window:
- a CDS encoding TOBE domain-containing protein, with translation MKLSARNQFKGKVLEINEGAVNATVKIEITKDVVISATISMEAVKDLELKVGSDATAVIKATSVMIMA, from the coding sequence ATGAAATTAAGTGCAAGAAATCAGTTCAAAGGAAAAGTTTTGGAGATAAATGAAGGAGCAGTCAATGCAACAGTGAAGATAGAAATTACAAAGGATGTAGTTATTTCAGCTACTATTTCTATGGAAGCAGTAAAAGATTTGGAATTAAAGGTTGGATCAGATGCTACCGCAGTTATTAAAGCTACATCAGTTATGATTATGGCTTAG
- a CDS encoding ATP-binding cassette domain-containing protein yields MSLYIDIEKHLSSFNLDVHFEHENGILGFLGASGSGKSMTLKSIAGLVAPSQGKIVVNNKIFYNSDAKINLTPQDRRVGYLFQNYALFPNMNIIDNIEIGVSNLKDTEKKALSKDYIKRLGLSGLEKRYPWQLSGGQQQRVALARALIISPDILLLDEPFSALDQHLRNNLEKELMSMLKNYNGNVIFVTHDIAEAYRVCDDIIVYENGKSLKKREKKELFKHPKNLCEATLTGCKNISKARKAGKYTIYAENWGHEFIVNNEVPENVQYICIRAHDIEICNSNTNSNTFSYQVDNIIENPFEYTLYMKNRDNPISTLIEYKLEKKNMTFSLNDTISLTFSKDNIFCF; encoded by the coding sequence ATGTCATTATATATTGATATAGAAAAGCATCTTTCCTCTTTTAATTTAGATGTTCATTTTGAGCATGAAAATGGAATTTTAGGATTTTTAGGTGCATCTGGTTCAGGAAAAAGTATGACCTTAAAATCAATAGCTGGGTTAGTAGCTCCTTCTCAAGGCAAAATAGTAGTTAATAACAAAATATTTTATAATTCTGATGCTAAAATTAATCTAACTCCTCAAGATAGAAGGGTTGGATACTTATTTCAAAATTATGCTTTATTTCCGAATATGAATATCATTGATAATATTGAGATTGGTGTTTCTAACCTAAAAGATACAGAAAAAAAAGCTCTAAGTAAAGATTATATTAAAAGACTAGGTCTTTCTGGATTGGAAAAGCGTTATCCATGGCAATTATCCGGAGGTCAACAGCAGAGAGTTGCCTTGGCTAGAGCACTGATAATTTCTCCTGACATACTACTGTTAGATGAGCCTTTTTCCGCATTGGATCAGCACTTAAGAAACAATTTAGAAAAAGAATTAATGTCCATGTTAAAAAATTATAATGGCAATGTTATTTTTGTAACTCATGATATAGCAGAAGCATATAGAGTCTGTGATGATATTATTGTTTATGAGAACGGTAAATCTCTAAAAAAAAGAGAGAAAAAAGAATTATTCAAACATCCCAAAAATCTTTGTGAAGCAACTTTGACAGGATGCAAAAATATTTCCAAAGCAAGAAAAGCTGGAAAATATACTATTTACGCTGAGAATTGGGGCCATGAATTTATAGTGAATAATGAAGTTCCTGAAAATGTTCAATATATATGCATACGAGCCCATGATATAGAAATTTGCAACAGTAACACTAATAGTAACACATTTTCATATCAGGTGGATAATATTATAGAGAATCCCTTTGAATATACTTTATACATGAAAAATAGAGATAATCCTATTTCAACTTTAATTGAATATAAGCTCGAGAAAAAAAATATGACGTTCTCTTTAAATGATACCATTTCTTTAACCTTTTCAAAGGACAATATATTTTGCTTTTGA
- the modB gene encoding molybdate ABC transporter permease subunit: MNMDFAPLRISVETAVLSTVVTFFLGIIISYWMANFNGKSKGIIDGLFTLPLILPPTVVGFFLLLICGKNGPIGKILELFNTSIIFSWSATVIAAIVVSFPMMYRTTRAAFEQIDINILSAARTLGLSEFKIFYKISIPLAMPGIIGGLVLSFARAIGEFGATLMLAGNIPGKTQTMPLAIFFAAEGGDMEKALLWVIIIVVLSLVLILLMNYWAEIQLKLMGRRS; this comes from the coding sequence ATTAATATGGATTTTGCCCCCCTAAGGATTTCTGTTGAAACAGCTGTTCTTTCAACCGTAGTAACATTTTTTTTAGGTATTATAATCTCTTATTGGATGGCAAATTTTAATGGAAAATCTAAAGGAATAATTGATGGACTGTTTACCTTGCCATTAATTCTCCCACCAACTGTCGTAGGTTTTTTTCTATTACTGATTTGCGGTAAAAATGGCCCTATTGGTAAAATATTAGAACTTTTTAATACTTCTATAATTTTCAGCTGGAGTGCTACAGTAATAGCTGCTATCGTAGTATCTTTTCCAATGATGTATAGAACTACTCGTGCAGCCTTTGAACAAATAGATATAAACATTCTTTCTGCTGCTCGGACTCTTGGCCTTAGTGAGTTTAAAATATTTTATAAAATTTCTATTCCACTTGCTATGCCCGGTATTATAGGAGGATTAGTTCTATCCTTCGCTAGAGCTATAGGTGAATTTGGTGCAACCTTAATGTTAGCTGGAAATATTCCTGGCAAAACTCAGACTATGCCTCTCGCTATATTCTTTGCTGCTGAAGGTGGAGATATGGAAAAAGCGCTTCTTTGGGTAATTATAATTGTTGTTTTATCCTTAGTCTTAATATTACTAATGAATTATTGGGCAGAGATTCAACTAAAACTTATGGGAAGGAGGTCATAA
- the modA gene encoding molybdate ABC transporter substrate-binding protein: MKKRIILSTLMTLILSVSIISCSAQKASTTSSKDTSSSEPAVELNISAAASLQEAMADIQAEYQKVKPNVTLTVNFGASGSLQQQIEQGAPCDIFISAGQSQMKALDDKSLLLENTKKDLVKNDLVMVGPKDTTLTGLSDLTTDKVKKIAVGEPKSVPAGQYADEVFQNLGIKDAITPKLVFAKDVKEVLAWATSGNADIGFVYKSDALSSNDAKIIDTVPEDKHSPITYPVGIIKASKNQDAAKAFEDFLYTDTCKKIFEKYGYGLA; encoded by the coding sequence ATGAAAAAAAGAATTATTTTGTCTACATTAATGACCTTGATTTTATCCGTATCAATTATTTCATGCAGTGCACAAAAAGCTTCAACTACATCATCTAAAGACACTTCCTCTAGCGAACCTGCAGTTGAACTAAATATTTCAGCTGCTGCCAGTTTACAAGAAGCAATGGCTGATATCCAAGCTGAATATCAAAAAGTTAAACCTAATGTTACTTTAACTGTTAACTTTGGTGCTTCTGGTTCTTTGCAACAACAGATAGAGCAAGGTGCTCCTTGTGACATTTTTATTTCAGCAGGTCAAAGCCAAATGAAAGCTTTAGATGACAAATCCTTATTACTTGAGAATACTAAAAAAGACTTAGTTAAAAATGATTTAGTTATGGTTGGTCCAAAGGATACCACTTTAACAGGACTTTCAGATTTAACTACTGATAAAGTTAAAAAAATTGCTGTTGGAGAACCAAAAAGTGTTCCTGCCGGACAATATGCAGATGAAGTTTTTCAAAATCTCGGTATCAAAGATGCTATAACTCCAAAACTCGTTTTTGCTAAAGATGTAAAAGAGGTCCTTGCTTGGGCAACTTCTGGTAATGCTGATATTGGGTTTGTATACAAAAGCGATGCTTTAAGCAGCAACGATGCAAAGATTATTGACACAGTTCCGGAAGACAAGCATTCACCTATAACATATCCGGTTGGAATAATTAAAGCTAGTAAGAATCAAGATGCTGCAAAAGCCTTTGAAGATTTCTTATATACTGATACCTGTAAAAAGATTTTCGAGAAATATGGTTATGGCTTAGCTTAA
- a CDS encoding GTP-binding protein, translating to MKFVTFSGPPSSGKTSVILKAIECLKSDGKKIGVIKFDCLTTYDDLLYKKAGIDIMVGLAGNLCPDHFYISNIDDGVKHGIEKGFDLLISESAGLCNRCSPHIKDILAVCVIDNLSGVNTPKKIGPMLKFADIIVITKGDIVSQAEREVFAFMIREINTKAKIVYVNGLTGQGAYELSLYLKEAKSIESLEGEKLRFTMPSALCSYCLGETIIGEDYQTGNTKKINFQESKGKTQIKENYLRDEDEIKKAGNAIIKSITIIGGYDKNRKKEEIELTISCGEVICIVGPTGSGKSRLLEDIECIAKGDTPTGRIIRINGENINDGKLIAELSQNMNFVMDVSVEEFIQLHAKSREINGITVITDKIIKYANELAGEQFDYDAPITSLSGGQSRALMIADTAFLSISPIVLIDEIENAGVDRSRALELLVKEGKIVFVSTHDPILALLGDKRIIIKNGAISKIITTQKKEKDNLKIMKQIDNKMLELRNALRNGKIIDWNMKEYFEEDE from the coding sequence GTGAAATTTGTTACATTTTCAGGACCCCCATCATCTGGAAAAACTTCTGTTATATTGAAAGCTATTGAATGTTTAAAAAGTGATGGGAAAAAAATTGGTGTAATCAAATTTGATTGTCTGACAACTTATGATGATTTACTTTATAAGAAAGCAGGAATTGATATTATGGTAGGGTTGGCTGGAAACCTTTGTCCTGATCATTTCTATATAAGTAATATCGATGATGGTGTTAAGCATGGTATAGAAAAAGGTTTTGATTTATTAATAAGTGAAAGTGCAGGATTGTGCAATAGGTGTTCACCTCATATAAAAGATATTTTAGCAGTATGTGTGATAGATAATTTATCTGGAGTAAATACTCCAAAAAAAATTGGACCAATGTTAAAATTTGCAGATATTATAGTGATAACTAAAGGTGATATAGTATCTCAGGCTGAAAGAGAAGTATTTGCTTTTATGATTAGAGAAATAAATACAAAAGCAAAAATAGTATATGTTAATGGTCTTACTGGACAAGGCGCCTATGAATTAAGCTTATATCTAAAAGAAGCTAAGTCAATAGAAAGCCTTGAGGGAGAGAAATTGAGGTTTACAATGCCATCAGCATTGTGTTCATATTGTCTAGGAGAAACAATAATAGGAGAAGATTATCAAACTGGTAATACAAAAAAAATTAATTTTCAAGAATCTAAAGGTAAAACTCAAATTAAGGAGAATTACTTGAGAGATGAAGATGAAATAAAAAAAGCAGGTAATGCAATTATTAAATCTATTACTATAATAGGTGGATATGATAAAAATAGAAAAAAGGAAGAAATAGAATTAACAATAAGCTGTGGGGAAGTAATCTGCATAGTCGGGCCAACTGGTTCAGGAAAGAGTAGGTTACTTGAAGACATCGAGTGTATTGCAAAGGGGGATACACCAACAGGAAGGATTATAAGGATAAATGGCGAAAATATAAATGACGGGAAGCTGATTGCGGAGCTATCTCAAAATATGAATTTTGTAATGGATGTGTCAGTGGAAGAATTTATACAATTGCATGCTAAGAGTAGGGAAATTAACGGAATTACAGTAATTACTGATAAAATAATAAAATATGCAAATGAGCTTGCAGGAGAACAGTTCGATTATGATGCGCCTATAACATCATTAAGTGGTGGACAGTCTAGAGCATTAATGATTGCGGATACAGCGTTTTTAAGTATTTCTCCAATTGTTCTTATTGATGAGATTGAAAATGCAGGAGTAGATAGAAGCAGAGCGCTGGAGTTATTAGTTAAAGAGGGAAAAATAGTTTTTGTATCTACTCACGATCCCATATTGGCATTGCTTGGAGATAAAAGAATAATAATAAAAAATGGAGCTATAAGTAAAATAATAACGACTCAAAAGAAAGAGAAAGATAATTTAAAGATTATGAAACAAATTGATAATAAGATGTTAGAGCTTAGAAATGCTTTAAGAAATGGAAAAATAATAGACTGGAATATGAAAGAATATTTTGAGGAAGATGAATAA
- a CDS encoding ABC transporter substrate-binding protein, which produces MGKIKNIIDKSEYDVLGLLPCPIKVPIEAEFNQMVNNLENECDFKYLVEGNANYDVMWMDESSHIPSKEELPKIIISAGVNSFYREDFRTKAIHDHYFEKIRLIEENKDEFSDLEGNYYIMALNYLVMVVDLTKLNNRDIPKSWEELLNSEFKKEVAIRGKQGKYCETTLLAIYKDYGMDGIKKLMELVGFGGHPAEMVKNIGKGLENSPTISVIPYFYAKLLKHNKNAEIIWPKEGAIVSPITLLVQSDITKSLEKVVEFFLSEEVRNICKNASLPHPTDYIEYLKENNYKLNWLGWDFIKNNKVNKLLLELNSYF; this is translated from the coding sequence ATGGGGAAGATAAAAAATATTATTGATAAATCAGAATATGATGTACTTGGACTATTACCATGTCCTATTAAAGTACCAATAGAAGCTGAATTTAATCAAATGGTAAATAATTTGGAAAACGAGTGTGATTTTAAATATCTTGTGGAAGGTAATGCTAATTATGATGTTATGTGGATGGATGAGTCGTCGCATATACCATCTAAAGAAGAATTACCTAAAATTATTATAAGTGCTGGAGTAAATAGCTTTTATAGAGAAGATTTTAGAACAAAAGCTATACACGACCATTACTTTGAAAAAATTAGGTTAATTGAAGAAAATAAAGATGAATTTAGTGATTTAGAAGGCAATTATTATATTATGGCATTAAACTATTTAGTTATGGTAGTGGATCTAACTAAATTAAATAACAGAGATATTCCTAAATCATGGGAAGAACTTTTAAATAGTGAGTTCAAAAAAGAAGTTGCTATAAGAGGAAAGCAAGGAAAGTATTGTGAAACAACTCTTTTAGCTATATATAAAGATTATGGTATGGATGGAATAAAAAAGTTAATGGAGCTTGTTGGTTTTGGTGGACATCCAGCAGAAATGGTAAAAAACATAGGGAAAGGACTTGAGAATTCACCAACAATAAGTGTCATTCCATATTTCTATGCAAAATTATTAAAACATAATAAAAATGCTGAAATTATATGGCCCAAAGAAGGTGCAATAGTTAGTCCGATAACTTTGCTGGTTCAAAGCGATATTACAAAAAGCTTAGAAAAAGTTGTGGAATTTTTTCTTAGTGAAGAGGTAAGAAATATATGTAAAAATGCATCATTACCACATCCAACAGATTATATAGAATATCTAAAGGAAAATAATTACAAATTAAATTGGTTAGGATGGGATTTTATAAAGAATAATAAAGTAAATAAATTATTATTAGAATTAAATTCATATTTTTAA
- a CDS encoding helix-turn-helix transcriptional regulator, which yields MDKEESLTALEVAEMLKITKNTVYELVKRGELPGYKVGKKLRIDREDVETYINSQKINKINKSQMTGLKNEYYNDNEQFKDEELNKSENNKDIIISGQDIILDILAENIREKVNDIRILRSNIGSYASLYDLYNDKIAISSAHLWDGDTNEYNTAFVRKMLPGIPCLLINLAYRTVGFYVAKGNPYKITTWKDLLKRNVSIVNREKGSGIRILLDEKLRVNNIKSEEINGYNTVRQSHFAVARSIARGEGDVGIGNEKAASQVTNIDFIPIQEERYDLVIREADLKYPIYKLVINTIQSKEFKREIESLGGYNLKDIGKILAKT from the coding sequence ATGGATAAGGAAGAATCCCTAACAGCATTAGAAGTTGCTGAAATGTTAAAAATAACCAAAAATACTGTTTATGAATTAGTAAAAAGAGGAGAATTACCTGGCTATAAAGTAGGCAAGAAATTAAGAATAGATAGAGAAGATGTTGAGACCTATATTAATAGTCAAAAAATAAATAAGATAAATAAAAGTCAAATGACAGGATTAAAAAATGAATATTATAATGACAATGAGCAATTTAAAGATGAAGAATTAAATAAATCAGAAAATAATAAGGATATTATAATATCAGGGCAAGATATAATTTTAGATATTTTAGCAGAAAATATAAGAGAAAAAGTTAATGATATAAGAATTTTAAGATCAAATATAGGAAGCTATGCAAGTCTTTATGATTTATACAATGATAAAATAGCTATTTCATCAGCACATTTATGGGATGGAGATACTAATGAATATAATACTGCTTTTGTTAGGAAAATGCTCCCGGGAATACCCTGTTTGCTTATTAATTTAGCTTATAGAACCGTGGGGTTTTATGTAGCTAAAGGGAATCCCTATAAGATTACTACGTGGAAGGATCTACTGAAGAGGAATGTTTCTATTGTGAATAGGGAAAAAGGATCAGGAATAAGAATTTTGTTAGATGAAAAATTGAGAGTTAATAATATAAAGAGTGAGGAAATTAATGGATATAATACAGTTAGACAATCCCATTTCGCTGTAGCTAGAAGTATTGCTAGAGGCGAGGGTGATGTTGGAATTGGAAATGAAAAAGCAGCAAGCCAGGTTACTAATATTGATTTTATACCAATTCAGGAAGAAAGATATGATCTGGTTATTAGAGAAGCTGATTTAAAATATCCAATATATAAATTAGTAATAAATACAATTCAAAGTAAAGAATTTAAAAGAGAAATAGAAAGTTTAGGCGGCTATAATTTAAAGGACATTGGTAAAATACTTGCTAAAACATAA
- a CDS encoding Fe-only nitrogenase accessory AnfO family protein produces MNEIGVFLNEENNISSFEDAKYVKIFEQEGKWKIKKEISINRTSNIKGLNEIREEYKNLVKQMGECKIIVVTKAFGIPYSVFYTEDFSVWELEGNPIEHLDEIIKKENDQEEEDSKEAEVGKKLTDGYYLIDLQELELINPELSSKKAIIPYLQKEEVERIEVRCCHVPPWLVNKKDNGEIKLEVSEIGRNDYKVIIEKN; encoded by the coding sequence ATGAATGAAATAGGTGTATTTCTTAATGAAGAAAACAATATAAGTTCCTTTGAAGATGCTAAGTATGTAAAAATATTTGAGCAAGAAGGAAAGTGGAAGATTAAGAAGGAGATATCAATTAATAGGACAAGCAATATAAAAGGATTAAATGAAATAAGGGAAGAGTATAAGAACTTAGTAAAGCAGATGGGAGAGTGTAAAATTATAGTAGTAACTAAAGCTTTCGGAATTCCATATAGTGTTTTTTATACGGAGGATTTTAGTGTTTGGGAGCTAGAAGGAAATCCTATTGAACATTTAGATGAAATTATAAAAAAAGAAAATGATCAGGAAGAGGAAGATTCAAAGGAAGCAGAAGTAGGAAAAAAACTTACAGATGGATATTATTTGATAGATCTACAGGAATTAGAATTAATAAATCCAGAGCTATCATCTAAAAAAGCAATAATACCATATCTTCAAAAAGAGGAAGTTGAAAGAATTGAGGTGCGCTGCTGTCATGTGCCGCCGTGGTTAGTTAATAAGAAAGATAATGGAGAAATAAAACTAGAAGTTAGTGAAATCGGAAGAAATGATTACAAAGTAATAATTGAAAAAAATTAA
- the nifH gene encoding nitrogenase iron protein — protein sequence MRQVAIYGKGGIGKSTTTQNLTSALAEMGKKIMIVGCDPKADSTRLVLGGLAQKTVLDTLREEGDEIELDAILKTGYGNIRCVESGGPEPGVGCAGRGIITSIGMLEQLGAYTPDLDYVFYDVLGDVVCGGFAMPIREGKAQEIYIVASGEMMALYAANNISKGIQKYAKTGGVRLGGIICNSRKVDKELDLLEAFAKELGSQLIHFVPRDNMVQRAEIHKQTVIEFDPKADQADEYRTLAKNINENKMFVIPKPMKQERLEEILMEYGLMDI from the coding sequence ATGAGACAAGTAGCTATTTATGGAAAGGGTGGTATAGGAAAGTCTACAACCACACAAAACTTAACTTCAGCTTTAGCTGAAATGGGAAAGAAGATAATGATAGTAGGGTGTGATCCTAAGGCGGATTCTACAAGACTAGTTCTCGGAGGTTTAGCACAAAAAACAGTTCTAGATACTTTAAGAGAAGAAGGAGACGAAATCGAATTAGATGCAATCTTGAAAACAGGATATGGAAATATTAGATGCGTTGAATCAGGCGGTCCAGAACCAGGAGTTGGATGTGCAGGTAGAGGAATAATTACTTCAATAGGAATGCTTGAACAATTAGGAGCATATACACCAGATTTAGATTATGTATTTTATGATGTATTAGGAGACGTTGTATGTGGTGGATTTGCAATGCCAATCAGAGAAGGTAAAGCTCAAGAAATATACATCGTTGCATCTGGAGAAATGATGGCATTATATGCAGCTAACAATATTTCAAAAGGTATTCAAAAATATGCTAAAACTGGTGGAGTAAGATTAGGCGGTATCATTTGTAACAGCAGAAAAGTTGATAAAGAATTAGACTTATTAGAAGCTTTTGCAAAAGAACTTGGAAGCCAACTTATTCACTTTGTACCAAGAGATAATATGGTTCAAAGAGCTGAAATACACAAACAAACAGTTATAGAATTTGATCCAAAAGCAGATCAAGCAGATGAATATAGAACATTAGCTAAGAATATAAATGAGAACAAAATGTTTGTTATTCCAAAACCAATGAAACAAGAGAGATTAGAAGAAATCTTAATGGAATATGGCTTAATGGATATCTAG
- a CDS encoding P-II family nitrogen regulator, translating into MYMIRAIIRPEKVSTVLSELLDAGFPEVTKMNVYGRGKQKGIKVGEIHYDELPKEMLLIVVKDEDKDDVIKVIMRNSRTGEKGAFGDGKIFVSPVEEAYTVSSGKALL; encoded by the coding sequence ATGTATATGATTCGTGCAATAATAAGACCAGAAAAGGTTAGCACTGTACTTTCAGAATTATTGGATGCGGGGTTTCCAGAGGTAACTAAAATGAACGTATATGGAAGAGGTAAACAAAAAGGAATTAAAGTAGGTGAAATTCATTATGATGAATTACCTAAAGAAATGCTTTTAATTGTAGTTAAAGATGAAGATAAAGATGATGTTATAAAAGTTATAATGAGAAATTCTAGAACAGGAGAAAAAGGTGCTTTTGGTGATGGTAAAATCTTTGTTTCACCAGTTGAAGAAGCATACACTGTAAGTAGCGGGAAAGCATTATTATAA
- a CDS encoding P-II family nitrogen regulator translates to MKEVMCIIRLNKVNKTKEALAEAGFPSITCRKVLGRGKKSIDKALVEAYMEAGEIPPTPYGENLSERGRLIPKRFITLVVKDEEVKTVIDTVIDINSTGTPGDGKIFVIPVEEVYRVRDGQAGDEAI, encoded by the coding sequence ATGAAAGAAGTTATGTGTATTATTCGTTTGAATAAAGTTAATAAAACTAAAGAAGCACTTGCTGAAGCTGGTTTCCCATCAATTACTTGCAGAAAAGTACTTGGAAGAGGTAAAAAATCCATAGATAAGGCTTTAGTTGAAGCTTATATGGAAGCTGGGGAAATACCACCAACACCATATGGAGAAAACTTATCAGAAAGAGGAAGATTAATTCCTAAGAGATTTATTACATTAGTAGTAAAAGATGAAGAAGTAAAAACAGTAATAGATACAGTAATTGATATTAATTCGACTGGGACTCCAGGAGATGGAAAGATATTTGTAATACCAGTTGAAGAAGTATACAGAGTAAGAGACGGACAAGCGGGCGATGAAGCCATCTAA
- a CDS encoding nitrogenase component I subunit alpha: MSKVDSVLDKYSAKVYKNRKKHMLELEQETQEIDANRRTIPGIMTHRGCCYAGCKGVVLGPLKDIVLLTHGPIGCGYYSWGTRRNKALPQKGDGNFIQYCFSTNLGESDIVFGGEKKLKQAIKEIVDIFNPKAIFICATCPVGLIGDDLPAVAEETKKLYGIDCISFPCEGYKGVSQSAGHHIANNKLIKSVIGTQEYKTSKHSVNILGEYNIGGDAWEIERILDKIGYEVISVMTGDCSIDDLRKAHCAELNLVQCHRSINYIAEMMKIQYGTAWIKVDFIGVDCTVRTLRDMAKFFNDPEITAKTEQVIAEELEELKEPMEYYRSKLTGKTAGLYVGGSRSHHYQMLLNDLGVETLIAGFEFAHRDDYEGREVIPTIVEDADLKNIEVLEVEKIADKYRPVKTDEELEELKKEIINLEYYPGMMKDMKKGTIVVDDLNEFETEEFIKQLKVDMFFSGIKDKYIIQKGGVLSRQLHSYDYSGPYAGFRGAVNFGRDLTMSLYTPAWGYTVAPWKTESILEGTFGGEV, encoded by the coding sequence ATGAGTAAAGTAGATAGCGTTTTAGACAAATATAGTGCAAAAGTCTACAAAAATAGAAAAAAACATATGCTTGAACTTGAACAAGAAACACAAGAGATAGATGCAAATAGAAGAACTATACCAGGAATTATGACACATAGAGGATGTTGTTATGCAGGATGTAAAGGAGTTGTTCTTGGACCATTAAAGGATATTGTACTTTTAACTCATGGACCAATAGGATGTGGATATTATTCATGGGGAACAAGAAGAAATAAGGCTTTACCACAAAAAGGTGATGGAAACTTCATTCAATATTGTTTTAGTACAAATTTAGGTGAAAGTGATATAGTATTCGGCGGAGAAAAGAAATTAAAACAAGCAATTAAGGAAATTGTAGATATATTTAATCCAAAAGCAATATTTATATGTGCAACATGTCCAGTTGGATTAATTGGAGATGACCTTCCAGCTGTTGCAGAAGAAACAAAAAAATTATATGGAATTGATTGTATATCATTCCCTTGTGAAGGATATAAAGGTGTGTCACAATCAGCTGGTCACCATATTGCAAATAACAAACTTATTAAATCAGTAATAGGTACTCAAGAATACAAAACAAGCAAACATAGTGTCAATATTCTTGGAGAATATAACATAGGTGGTGACGCTTGGGAAATAGAAAGAATTCTTGATAAAATAGGCTATGAAGTAATATCTGTCATGACTGGTGATTGTAGTATTGACGATTTACGTAAAGCTCATTGTGCAGAATTAAATCTAGTTCAGTGTCACCGTTCAATTAATTATATAGCAGAAATGATGAAAATTCAATATGGAACTGCATGGATAAAAGTTGATTTTATAGGTGTTGATTGTACAGTAAGAACTTTAAGAGATATGGCTAAATTCTTCAATGATCCAGAAATAACAGCTAAAACTGAACAAGTAATAGCAGAAGAACTTGAAGAACTTAAAGAACCTATGGAGTATTATAGAAGCAAGCTTACTGGAAAAACTGCAGGTTTATATGTTGGTGGATCAAGGTCTCACCATTATCAAATGTTATTAAATGATTTAGGCGTAGAAACATTAATTGCAGGTTTTGAATTTGCTCATAGAGATGACTATGAAGGTAGAGAAGTTATACCAACTATAGTTGAAGATGCAGATTTAAAGAACATTGAAGTATTAGAAGTAGAAAAGATTGCTGATAAATACAGACCAGTAAAAACTGACGAGGAATTAGAAGAATTAAAGAAAGAAATAATTAACTTAGAATATTATCCAGGTATGATGAAAGATATGAAGAAAGGTACAATTGTAGTTGATGATTTAAATGAATTTGAAACTGAAGAATTCATTAAACAATTAAAAGTTGATATGTTCTTTTCTGGTATCAAGGATAAATATATCATTCAAAAAGGTGGCGTATTATCAAGACAATTGCACTCTTATGATTATAGCGGACCTTATGCAGGATTTAGAGGTGCTGTAAACTTTGGTAGAGATTTAACTATGAGTTTATATACACCAGCATGGGGATACACTGTAGCTCCATGGAAAACAGAATCAATTTTAGAAGGAACATTTGGAGGTGAGGTATAA